DNA sequence from the Anaerolineales bacterium genome:
CCGTCGAGGCCTTCAAGGAAATCGATGATCGTTTGATAGCCGCCGGTTTCACGCCGGAAGAAGCCAGTTTACGCATGGTTCCCAACTCGGTCATCGAATTACCAGCAGATGAAACGCTGAAGATCATGGGGATCATCGAAGAACTCGAAGACCTCGACGACGTTCGCACCGTGTATTCAAACCTCGAGATTTCCGAGGAAGCCGTCGACATGCTCGCGGCGGCTTGATCGCGAAAGTCGACGAGTTCGCACCCCGTATGCTAGTCATCGGCATCGACCCCGGCACAGCGAGTACAGGATATGGCGTGGTACGGCAAACCCAGGATGGGGGATTAGAAGCGGTTGATTTCGGAATCATCGCCACGACGCCGGACGAGCCGATGCCGCAGCGCTTAACGAAACTCTTCCTTGAACTGCGCGTGTTGCTCGAAAAACACCGACCCGAAAGCAGCGCGGTCGAACAGCTCTTCTTTCAACGCAACGTAAAGACGGCGATCACCGTCGGACAGGCGCGCGGGGTCGTACTACTGGCGCTGGCCGAGGCGGGAATCTCCATTGCCGAGTACACACCCATGGAAATCAAACAGGCGGTAATCGGTTATGGGGGCGCCGATAAACGTCAGGTACAGGACATGGTGAAAGCACTCTTGGGGATGACAGAACGACCGCAGCCGGATGACGCCGCGGACGCCCTTGCCGTGGCCATTTGCCATCTTCATTCGAGTGCAACGATACGCCGTATGGAGGAGATCAGTTGATCGCTTCTCTAAGAGGAATCGTGCAGCACATCGGCGAGGACGAACTCGTGATCGAAGTGGGTGGCGTGGGCTTGCGCGTGTCCGTCCCACATAGTGTGATGGATGACGTGGCGCTGGGAAAGCCACTGTTTTTGTTGACTGAACTCGTCGTCCGGGAATCATCCCTCGGCCTGTACGGCTTCGGAAGCGCCGAGCAACGCGACCTGTTTGATTTACTCATGCAGGTGAGCGGTGTAGGACCTCGGTTGGCGCTCGCCATTCTCTCGAACCTTTCCGTCGACGTAATTAAAAGTGCGGTGGTCAACGACCAATCTGACGTACTTACCCGGGTTCCGGGGGTCGGGGGGAAAACTGCGGACAAGATTATTTTCTTTCTCAAAGACCGTCTAAAAGCACCGCTGGAAGCCGTGGGAATTCCGAGCGGAGTCGATACCGAGGTGCTGGGCGTTTTGACGACCCTGGGCTACAGCCTGGTTGAAGCGCAATCCGCCATTCAATCCATTCCGGAAGATGCTTCGGAGGACATTGAAGAGCGAGTGAAATTGGCATTAAGTTACTTCGCCAGTCCGTAAAAGCCGCGCAGCATGGGAATGCCGCACGTCGCTGCAAGCGGGAAAACTTTGCCAGACGGGCTGGGTATTTCAGGAGGAGAAAAGTGACATTAAAGGATCAATTGATAACATTCATCGGACCCGGGGCGATGGCTTCCGCTATGGCGTCTCGCTTGATCGAAGGCGGCACCCAAACGCCGGACAAGGTGCTAATGAGTGGACCGATCGTGGAACAATTGGAAAAGCTGGAGGAGCGGTTGGGCGTCTCCACGACGACGAACAATCTCGAAGCGGTAAAAAATGCCGGCGTCGTCGTGCTCTCCGTGAAACCCCAAAGCATCCAGGAAGTCATGGATGAACTACACGGTGCCATCCCCAAAGATGCGCTGGTGCTCTCGATCGTCGCAGGCGCTCGTTTAGATACTTTAGTGAAAGGCCTGAATCACAAAGCGATCGTGCGTTCGATGCCGAACACGCCGGCACAGGTAGGTGAGGGCATCACGGTCTGGACGGCCACGGAAGATGTGACCGAAGAGCAGAAGGAACGCGCACGATTAATTCTCAAATCTTTCGGTGAAGAAGTATACGCCGACCACGAGGACTATCTCGACATGGCGACTGCGCTCTCCGGGACTGGTCCGGCATATGTCTTCTTACTGATGGAAGCAATGGTGGATGCAGGAGTCCATCTCGGATTTCCGCGTCGTATTTCGGAGCAATTGGTCGTGCAGACTTTCAAGGGCTCGGTGGCTTTCTACGAACACTCTCCTGTTCATCTGGCGCGGTTGAGAAACCAGGTGACATCGCCGGGTGGAACGAGCGCGGCAGCACTTTACTATCTCGAGAAAGCAGGCGTCAGGACCGCACTCTCGAGAGCGATCTGGGCAGCGTATGAACGTTCCGTCCAATTGGGGAAGGGCAAGAAACACGTCCAACCTGAAGACGATTGAACGCCGGTGATCCGAGTCGTGCGCGTTCGCTGTCGCTCGCACGCATTGGGACCACGTACATGAGATTCGGCGAGCGTGCACGCTGAATGGGAATAATGGCCAAAGAATTGCGCTTCGTTCTTTCGACCGGTGATATGGGCAATCCTAATTCATTGCCGAACCCGCAGAAAAGGGGTCGGCTGGACAAACGATGGGGGTTCGGGTATGATTTCCGCGTACGTTCATTTGCCCTTGAGTATCGAACGCCCAAGTTCTTTTGGGATCATACGCTGGGGGACTCAAACGGCTTGGCCTTCGGGCAACACCCAGAAGTCGCCAGCCGTTTTACTTGCGCCAAGTTCTGGTCCAGCTTGAACAGCCCATACCCCTCATGGAGGAAGTATGTCGGACATGATTGACGATCTTTCCTCGGAACTACGGCAGAAAATCGAAAAATTCGACACGCAGATCTCGTTGAAAGATATCGGCACGGTGCTCGAGGCCGGCGATGGAATCGCTCGCGTGTCAGGCCTGTCGGATGTTCGATCCCAGGAGCTGGTGCGTTTTGAAAACGGCGTAATGGGAATCGCCTTCAACCTGGAAGACGATTCGATCGGCGTGATCATCATGGGCGATTACACAGGCATCGAAGAAGGCACGACGGTCTACAGCACGAACCGCATTGCTTCAGTCCCAGTCGGAGAAGGCCTCATCGGCCGCGTGGTCAACTCGCTCGGCAATCCGATCGACGGCAAAGGATCCGTGTCGTACGAAGAATTCTTGCCCGTCGAACGTATCGCGCCGGGCGTCGTCAAACGTAAGGACGTCGACTCACCGGTGATGACGGGAATCAAGGCGATCGATTCGATGGTGCCGATCGGCCGTGGCCAGCGCGAATTGATCATCGGGGACCGGCAGACCGGAAAAACTGCGATCGCCATCGATACCATTATCAACCAGAAGGGCAAGAATTTAATCTGCATCTACGTTGCGATCGGTCAGAAACGAGCCGGGGTCGCCCGTACGGTTGCGACTCTCGAAAGCTACGGCGCCATGAACCACACCATCATCGTCGTTGCGGCTGCGGATGAACCGGCTGCCCTGCAATACATCGCCCCCTACGCCGGCTGCGCGATCGGTGAGTACTTTGCCGAGAATGGCAAAGATGCGCTGGTGATTTACGATGACTTGACCAAACATGCCTGGGCGTATCGCCAGGTGTCACTCCTGCTGCGCCGCCCGCCAGGGCGGGAAGCCTATCCGGGTGACGTATTTTATTTGCACAGCCGCTTGTTGGAGCGCGCGGTCCGTCTTGCGGATCAATACGTTATCGCGGACGAGGGATTTGAAGGCGATGCAAGCGAATCCGACGCCGTAAACGATGTGCTTTACGGTGGCCCGCTGGCATACGAGGATGCCCAGAAGGCTCTCGAAGAAATGGGGGATTCTGAAAATTACAAGGTCGTCCACGTGAGCGGCTCCGGCGGCTCGTTGACGGCGCTGCCGATCATCGAGACTCAATTGGGTGACATGTCGGCGTACATCCCGACAAACGTTATTTCCATCACGGATGGTCAAATTTATCTCGAAGCCGATCTGTTCAACGCCGGCATTCGACCGGCGATCAATGCCGGGCTCTCCGTCTCCCGGGTTGGCGGTGATGCGCAGACCAAGGCCATGAAGCAAGTCGCGGGGATGCTGCGGCTGGACATGGCTGCCTATCGTGAGGTCGCGGCTTTCGCTCAATTCGGATCCGATTTGGATAAGACCACGTTGTCCCAACTGAACCGTGGCCAACGCCTGCAGGAAATTCTAAAGCAGCCGCAGTACCAGCCTTTGGCGTTGGCGCAGCAGATCGTCTTGCTCTTTGCAGGCACGAGTGGACTGGCAGATGATGTTTCTCTCGATCGCATGGGGGCGTGGCAAACTGCTCTGCTGCAGACCCTGGAGGCTTCGCATATTGACATCTTGCAAGAGATCAATGACCAGAAGGTGTTAACCGAGGACATCGAAAAGAAGCTCCGGCAGGCGATTGAGACTTTCAATCAAACCTGGGAGCCCTAACTAATAAGAAACAAGCGTGGGTGACGATGGCATCAGCACGTGAAATGCGTCAGCGTATTCGAAGCGTTGGCAACATTGCCCAGGTGACACGCGCCCTGGAAGCAGTCAGCGCGAGCCGCGTACGCAAAGCGGAAGCGCGCGTCCGGGAAACTCGGCCGTATGCGCAAAAATCGTGGCAGGTGCTTAAACATCTGTCCCGCCAGCCCGGTCGTGAGTTCGTCCATCCGTTACTGACCAAGCGCGATGTGATTCGCAATGCGATCGTGATTCTCGTCAGTGCTGACCGGGGATTGGCCGGTGCGTATAACACCAACGTCATCCGCTGTGCCCTGGATGCATTTCAGCAATCAAATGTATCGGTGAAATACATCGCAGTCGGCCGCAAAGGCAGAGACATGCTTCTGCGCAAGGGAAGAAGGTTGATGGCAGAGTTCAGTGATTTGCCGGATGAGCCGAGTTTTACGGACGTATCGGCAATTGGCCGGTTGGCAGTCGACGAATTCCTGGCCGGCAGGGCGGATCAGGTCTGGTTGACCTACACCGACTTCATCTCCATGCTGCAGCAGAATCCTACGAGTCAGTTGCTGCTGCCTTTTGAAATCGACGAGCACCACGTGGGGCAATCCGAGACTTCGGATCGCTCCACCGGGGCCGATCGATCCAATGAAGCGGAACCCGCGTATATTTACGAACCCGGCCAATCCACGATCGTCGATCGCATCATTCCCAGACTCGTGGGACTTCAAGTGTATCAAGCGATCACCGAATCTCTCGCCAGCGAACATGCGGCGCGGATGATCGCCATGCGTAACGCAACGGACAACGCCGACGATCTCTCTACCGCGTTAACCCTGGAATACAACAAAGCGCGCCAGAAAGCGATTACGAGCGACATGTTGGATATCGCCGGTGGAGCAGAAGCGCTCGTAGGTAAATAACGTCTCTGGATCAGAATCTCTGGAGGTAGGAATGGCGACGAAGGGGCAAATCATACAGGTTCAAGGGGCCGTCGTGGATTGTGAATTCCCGCCGGGTGAATTGCCATGTATTTTCGATGCGGTCGAAGTGCCGGATCGTACGGGGTTTCCCCTGGTCCTGGAGGTTCAGACCCACTTGGGGGATCGACGAGTGCGCACGATTGCCATGGACACGACGGACGGGCTCAAACGCGGATTGGAAGTGGTCGCCACCGGTGCGCCTATCAAAGTCCCGGTTGGCGAGCAAACGTTGGGCAGGGTTTTCAACGTCCTGGGACGTCCCGTTGATGATAAAGATGCAATCGTAGCGGAAGTGCGCTATCCGATCCACCGCGACGCCCCGGCGTTCGATGAACAGTCGACGAGCGTCGATGTGTTCGAAACCGGACTCAAGGTGATTGATCTGATCGCACCTTTCACCAAGGGAGGCAAGACGGGTATTTTCGGAGGCGCCGGCGTCGGGAAAACGATCATCATCATGGAGTTGATCCGCACGATCGCGACGGTGCATGAAGGCAATTCCGTTTTTGCAGGAGTCGGCGAGCGCACGCGTGAAGGCACCCAGCTGTATCGTGAGATGGTCGAATCGGGTGTGATGAAGGACACGGTGATGGTTTTTGGGCAGATGAACGAGCCTCCGGGCGTGCGCCTGCGCGTGGGTCTTACGGCGCTGACCATGGCTGAATATTTCCGCGATCAGGGACGTGACGTGCTGGTTTTCATCGACAACATCTTCCGTTTCAGTATGTCCGGTGCAGAGGTGTCCGCGCTGCTTGGACGAATGCCGTCCGCCGTAGGTTATCAACCCACGTTGGCCACCGAAATGGGACAGCTTCAAGAACGGATCACGTCGACCAAAGAAGGATCGATTACCTCGATGCAGGCCGTA
Encoded proteins:
- the ruvC gene encoding crossover junction endodeoxyribonuclease RuvC, which encodes MLVIGIDPGTASTGYGVVRQTQDGGLEAVDFGIIATTPDEPMPQRLTKLFLELRVLLEKHRPESSAVEQLFFQRNVKTAITVGQARGVVLLALAEAGISIAEYTPMEIKQAVIGYGGADKRQVQDMVKALLGMTERPQPDDAADALAVAICHLHSSATIRRMEEIS
- the atpG gene encoding ATP synthase F1 subunit gamma produces the protein MASAREMRQRIRSVGNIAQVTRALEAVSASRVRKAEARVRETRPYAQKSWQVLKHLSRQPGREFVHPLLTKRDVIRNAIVILVSADRGLAGAYNTNVIRCALDAFQQSNVSVKYIAVGRKGRDMLLRKGRRLMAEFSDLPDEPSFTDVSAIGRLAVDEFLAGRADQVWLTYTDFISMLQQNPTSQLLLPFEIDEHHVGQSETSDRSTGADRSNEAEPAYIYEPGQSTIVDRIIPRLVGLQVYQAITESLASEHAARMIAMRNATDNADDLSTALTLEYNKARQKAITSDMLDIAGGAEALVGK
- the ruvA gene encoding Holliday junction branch migration protein RuvA, coding for MIASLRGIVQHIGEDELVIEVGGVGLRVSVPHSVMDDVALGKPLFLLTELVVRESSLGLYGFGSAEQRDLFDLLMQVSGVGPRLALAILSNLSVDVIKSAVVNDQSDVLTRVPGVGGKTADKIIFFLKDRLKAPLEAVGIPSGVDTEVLGVLTTLGYSLVEAQSAIQSIPEDASEDIEERVKLALSYFASP
- the atpD gene encoding F0F1 ATP synthase subunit beta gives rise to the protein MATKGQIIQVQGAVVDCEFPPGELPCIFDAVEVPDRTGFPLVLEVQTHLGDRRVRTIAMDTTDGLKRGLEVVATGAPIKVPVGEQTLGRVFNVLGRPVDDKDAIVAEVRYPIHRDAPAFDEQSTSVDVFETGLKVIDLIAPFTKGGKTGIFGGAGVGKTIIIMELIRTIATVHEGNSVFAGVGERTREGTQLYREMVESGVMKDTVMVFGQMNEPPGVRLRVGLTALTMAEYFRDQGRDVLVFIDNIFRFSMSGAEVSALLGRMPSAVGYQPTLATEMGQLQERITSTKEGSITSMQAVYVPADDYSDPAPVATFTHLDATIALERSIVEKGIYPAVDPLASTSRILDPQIVGEEHYNVARSVQQILQRYKDLQDIIAILGIEELSEEDKVVVSRARKIERFFSQPMFVAEKFTGQKGRYVPLVDTVRGFHELLDGKHDELPEQAFSMVGTIEDAVEKGRRLAAE
- the atpA gene encoding F0F1 ATP synthase subunit alpha, with the translated sequence MSDMIDDLSSELRQKIEKFDTQISLKDIGTVLEAGDGIARVSGLSDVRSQELVRFENGVMGIAFNLEDDSIGVIIMGDYTGIEEGTTVYSTNRIASVPVGEGLIGRVVNSLGNPIDGKGSVSYEEFLPVERIAPGVVKRKDVDSPVMTGIKAIDSMVPIGRGQRELIIGDRQTGKTAIAIDTIINQKGKNLICIYVAIGQKRAGVARTVATLESYGAMNHTIIVVAAADEPAALQYIAPYAGCAIGEYFAENGKDALVIYDDLTKHAWAYRQVSLLLRRPPGREAYPGDVFYLHSRLLERAVRLADQYVIADEGFEGDASESDAVNDVLYGGPLAYEDAQKALEEMGDSENYKVVHVSGSGGSLTALPIIETQLGDMSAYIPTNVISITDGQIYLEADLFNAGIRPAINAGLSVSRVGGDAQTKAMKQVAGMLRLDMAAYREVAAFAQFGSDLDKTTLSQLNRGQRLQEILKQPQYQPLALAQQIVLLFAGTSGLADDVSLDRMGAWQTALLQTLEASHIDILQEINDQKVLTEDIEKKLRQAIETFNQTWEP
- the proC gene encoding pyrroline-5-carboxylate reductase, producing MTLKDQLITFIGPGAMASAMASRLIEGGTQTPDKVLMSGPIVEQLEKLEERLGVSTTTNNLEAVKNAGVVVLSVKPQSIQEVMDELHGAIPKDALVLSIVAGARLDTLVKGLNHKAIVRSMPNTPAQVGEGITVWTATEDVTEEQKERARLILKSFGEEVYADHEDYLDMATALSGTGPAYVFLLMEAMVDAGVHLGFPRRISEQLVVQTFKGSVAFYEHSPVHLARLRNQVTSPGGTSAAALYYLEKAGVRTALSRAIWAAYERSVQLGKGKKHVQPEDD